Proteins from a single region of Arctopsyche grandis isolate Sample6627 chromosome 1, ASM5162203v2, whole genome shotgun sequence:
- the LOC143909279 gene encoding kelch-like protein 25, with the protein MFEAKTNPGFANSLMHHMYNSMKQQQHADVIFAVRNRSIFAHMVVLSASSDFFKDNQYLLSDIFSGFDDEVIDAVLKYLYTGEITIDDGRLDKFKNLANLLKIKNVNSVPVPRRVPEFHTIDLSNCLQVLRSSPIDATSKKSAMNLAAENFGILHRTPDFLLLPASVLAELLKLDELNVPLEEDVFKAVKLWINHDFEGRKTHLSQLLGCVRLTLLPMQFLTTEVLPFCTLCPECIVMVSQAMQVLMTPNSDKKDKPRVHLNLNASKLLIVGCWDDVSRNFIEIYNPENNVWTKSRDYGFNRRNFCAAKVDDRIMVIGGFANGKGSNNVDCVNLKNGQKSAMTPLNQGRFNAACATITNGSSTDVYIIGGANPALVASVEKWNSNTQTWSTNIANMPLAVHAHSAAVVNNKIYVTGGSTKGSSVTNVQMYTPESNSWAYCAAMTRKRFCHLSAGINGKVFVVGGCEKYFIPHTVTASVESYDPNSNLWTPFCNLPSPRTGSNMCLYRNKFIFVGGKSPGGLLNQMLEYDDEKQTWTHLKGSNISREGIYPFVVSADAVI; encoded by the exons ATGTTTGAAGCCAAGACCAATCCTGGGTTTGCAAACTCGCTGATGCATCACATGTACAACAGCATGAAACAACAACAGCACGCTGATGTCATTTTTGCTGTACGCAACagaag TATTTTCGCCCATATGGTTGTATTATCAGCCTCGAGCGATTTCTTCAAAGACAATCAATACTTGTTGAGTGACATATTTTCTGGATTCGATGATGAAGTGATCGACGCagtattaaaatacttatacaCTGGAGAAATAA CTATCGATGACGGTCGCCTAGACAAATTCAAAAATCTCGCAAATCttctcaaaataaaaaatgtcaacAGTGTACCGGTTCCTAGAAGAGTTCCAGAATTCCACACGATAGATCTATCAAACTGTTTACAAGTGTTAAGATCGTCTCCGATCGATGCGACCTCGAAGAAGAGTGCAATGAATTTGGCTGCCGAAAACTTTGGAATT TTGCATAGAACACCAGATTTCTTACTTCTACCGGCTTCCGTTTTGGCTGAATTACTCAAACTGGACGAATTGAACGTACCTCTGGAGGAAGACGTCTTCAAAGCTGTCAAATTATGGATTAATCACGATTTTGAAGGTAGAAAAACACATTTGTCTCAACTACTGGGTTGTGTCAGGTTGACGTTGCTTCCAATGCAG TTTCTGACCACGGAAGTTCTGCCCTTTTGCACATTGTGTCCCGAATGCATCGTAATGGTTTCTCAAGCCATGCAAGTGCTCATGACGCCAAATTCGGACAAAAAAGACAAACCTCGCGTGCATCTAAATCTGAATGCGTCAAAGCTGCTCATAGTCGGATGCTGGGATGATGTT AGCCGCAACTTCATCGAAATTTACAATCCCGAAAATAACGTATGGACTAAATCAAGAGACTATGGCTTTAATAGAAGAAACTTTTGTGCTGCTAAGGTGGACGATAGAATTATGGTCATTGGAGGTTTTGCCAATGGCAAAGGATCCAATAAT GTGGACTGTGTAAATTTGAAGAACGGACAAAAGTCGGCTATGACTCCTTTAAATCAGGGACGATTTAACGCAGCCTGCGCCACAATTACAAATGGATCATCCACTGATGTGTATATCATCGGCGGTGCAAACCCTGCCTTAGTGGCTTCAGTAGAAAA GTGGAACAGCAACACTCAAACTTGGTCAACCAACATTGCCAACATGCCGCTTGCTGTGCACGCGCACAGTGCTGCTGTCGTCAACAATAAGATCTATGTGACAGGTGGATCGACGAAGGGGTCATCTGTCACAAATGTCCAAATGTATACACCAGAAAGTAACTCTTGGGCGTATTGCGCAGCCATGACCAGGAAGAGATTCTGCCACTTA AGTGCCGGAATCAATGGAAAGGTGTTCGTAGTAGGTGgttgtgaaaaatatttcataccACACACTGTTACGGCTAGCGTGGAATCATACGATCCAAATTCCAATCTTTGGACACCGTTCTGCAATTTACCTAGTCCAAGAACAGGTTCCAATATGTGCCTATACCGAAACAAGTTTATTTTCGTTG GTGGAAAATCCCCAGGAGGTCTCCTGAATCAAATGCTTGAATACGATGACGAAAAGCAGACCTGGACTCATCTCAAAGGATCCAATATTTCCAGAGAGGGAATTTACCCTTTCGTGGTGTCGGCAGATGCAGTTATTTGA